From a single Bufo bufo chromosome 9, aBufBuf1.1, whole genome shotgun sequence genomic region:
- the CHCHD4 gene encoding mitochondrial intermembrane space import and assembly protein 40 — protein MSYCRQEGKDKIIFVTKEDHATPSSAELIPDDPNDPYEDQGLILPNGDINWNCPCLGGMASGPCGEQFKAAFSCFHYSQEEVKGSDCLEQFRAMQECMQKYPDLYPQEDDDEEDNKDKQSPEPAPTETSPVAAVESSS, from the exons GAAAGGACAAAATTATCTTTGTAACCAAAGAAGATCACGCGACGCCGAGCAGCGCAGAGCTCATCCCCGATGACCCCAACGATCCATATGAAGACCAAG GTTTGATTCTTCCCAATGGAGACATTAACTGGAATTGTCCGTGCCTGGGCGGTATGGCCAGCGGGCCGTGCGGGGAGCAATTCAAAGCGGCCTTCTCTTGCTTCCACTACAGCCAGGAGGAGGTCAAGGGCTCAGACTGCCTGGAGCAGTTCCGGGCGATGCAGGAGTGCATGCAGAAATACCCCGACCTCTACCCCCAGGAGGACGATGACGAGGAGGACAACAAAGACAAGCAGAGTCCAGAGCCAGCGCCTACGGAGACTTCCCCTGTGGCGGCGGTGGAGTCATCCAGCTAA
- the LOC120979415 gene encoding netrin-4-like, translating into MQNKGITFIVFLEWIVTVHPDSDSAKFHRLRCDGHSCNPPVGNLAIGRTPVTLTACGQNVSELYCFYPEVQQTPISCSQSQCTKCSINQPENSHLPSHMTDDVFSSPATWWQSAQGVLREEIRLDFETAFYFTHVIMVFRSPRPAAMALERSLDHGKTWRAYKYFATNCTATFGLQDDLNEEGSLCTSRYSDPWPCTRGEVIFRALNPTNRIEDPYSPQAQALLKITNLRLLLLKRQDCPCQAASGSQEKPQRFAYYAIYDLIVRGSCFCNGHAEECEQAGSAPGSEDAVHGNCVCQHNTAGRHCEKCAPMYNDLPWRPGDGKTGAPNECRRCRCHNHAVSCRFDHNVWLSSGKKSGGVCESCQHNTDGHRCQRCQAGYYRDPTEPISSPLVCKECSCNAVGSVNGTLNRSWKCHPKTGFCYCKPGVAGPYCDHCLRGYRGFGEHGCRPCDCAGDCDPDTGECRNSSDNEHYLNIPIGGRIPDIIDSPANESEDDWRWTSEQGFSALRHPEKCVCKERMLGSITDFCQMKYAYVIKARILSAHDKGTHAEVVVKVRKILKSGKVKIGRNNRSIYPESWTNRGCTCPILNPGVDYLIAGPEDIRNSKLLVNMNSLVKPWKATWAKQAIDFIRSGCK; encoded by the exons ATTCGGCCAAGTTCCACCGTCTCCGGTGCGATGGACATTCCTGCAACCCACCAGTCGGGAACCTTGCTATTGGCCGGACGCCGGTCACCCTCACTGCCTGCGGCCAGAATGTCAGTGAACTGTATTGCTTCTATCCGGAGGTCCAGCAGACACCCATCTCCTGCAGCCAAAGCCAGTGCACGAAATGTAGCATCAACCAGCCGGAGAACTCCCATCTTCCTTCTCACATGACGGACGACGTCTTCTCCAGTCCGGCTACCTGGTGGCAGTCGGCGCAGGGCGTCCTCAGGGAGGAGATCAGGTTGGACTTTGAGACAGCGTTCTACTTCACGCACGTCATCATGGTCTTCAGGTCTCCGCGTCCTGCAGCCATGGCTCTGGAGAGGTCTCTGGACCACGGCAAAACCTGGAGGGCCTATAAGTATTTTGCTACGAACTGCACGGCTACTTTTGGACTTCAGGACGACCTGAATGAAGAAGGGTCACTGTGTACCTCCAGGTATTCAGACCCCTGGCCCTGTACCAGAGGAGAG GTGATATTTCGAGCCCTAAACCCAACTAACAGGATTGAGGATCCCTACAGTCCTCAGGCACAAGCCCTGCTGAAGATCACTAACCTGAGGCTTCTGCTCTTAAAGAGACAGGACTGTCCTTGTCAGGCTGCGTCGGGGTCACAGGAGAAGCCCCAAAGATTCGCTTATTACGCCATTTACGATCTGATTGTACGCGGAAGCTGTTTCTGCAACGGACACGCGGAGGAGTGTGAGCAGGCGGGAAGTGCACCCGGATCGGAAGATGCT GTCCACGGTAATTGTGTGTGCCAACATAACACGGCGGGCAGGCATTGTGAAAAGTGCGCCCCAATGTACAACGATCTGCCATGGAGGCCAGGAGATGGCAAAACTGGAGCCCCCAATGAGTGCAGAC GCTGTCGTTGTCACAATCACGCTGTCAGCTGTCGCTTTGATCACAATGTCTGGCTGTCCTCGGGAAAGAAGAGTGGAGGAGTGTGTGAGAGCTGCCAGCACAACACAGACGGGCACCGATGCCAGCGATGCCAGGCTGGCTACTACAGAGACCCCACTGAACCCATCAGCTCCCCTCTGGTTTGCAAGG AATGCTCCTGTAATGCTGTTGGGTCAGTGAACGGAACACTGAACAGAAGTTGGAAAtgtcaccccaaaactggtttctGTTACTGCAAACCGGGTGTGGCCGGTCCATATTGTGATCACTGCTTGAGGGGATACCGGGGGTTTGGAGAACACGGCTGCCGCCCTTGTGACTGTGCGGGGGACTGCGACCCGGACACAGGGGAATGTCGGAACAG CAGCGACAATGAGCACTATCTAAACATTCCGATTGGTGGAAGGATTCCTGACATCATAGACTCGCCAGCCAATGAGAGCGAAGACGACTGGAGGTGGACAAGTGAACAGGGCTTTTCAGCTCTGCGACACCCAG AGAAGTGTGTGTGCAAGGAGCGGATGCTGGGGAGCATAACGGATTTCTGCCAGATGAAATATGCGTATG TTATAAAAGCAAGGATCCTGTCGGCACACGATAAAGGAACACATGCAGAGGTGGTGGTGAAAGTGAGAAAAATCCTAAAATCGGGGAAGGTGAAAATTGGCCGGAACAATCGGAGCATCTATCCTGAGTCGTGGACCAATCGTGGCTGCACCTGCCCCATCCTTAACCCAG GCGTGGACTACCTTATAGCCGGACCGGAGGACATCCGAAACAGCAAGTTACTGGTCAACATGAACAGTCTGGTAAAGCCCTGGAAGGCGACCTGGGCCAAGCAGGCCATTGACTTCATCCGCTCCGGCTGCAAATAG